GAACAGCAAGAGTTGTTTCAATTGATCGTACATAATAATGAAAGTATGGATGAATATAAGGATGAGTTGTTAAGAAGTACAATTAGAGTGGATTCAATTATGCTTTACTTAAACGAGATCCGAGAAGAGTCAGCGATGGCTGCTCTAGAACTCTCAGATTCCGTCCTTGAAGATATGTCTTCTGCAGGTGACGAGGCAAATGGAGCCATTAATAATACGAAATTCATTTTTGCAATTTCATTAATTACCGCAATGGTTGTTGGTTCGATTTTATTTGTATTGTTTAGTAACAATATGACACGTACATTAACCCGTGTAACGACGATTGCTTCAAACATTAGTAAAGGGAACCTTCAAGTCGAGAAGGTTCAAACAAGTTCAGAGGATGAACTTGGAAAACTAAGTGGTTACATGAATGAAATGGTTGATAGTTTGAGAGACTTATTGAATCAAATTTCTGATACTTCACAACAAGTAGCAGCCTCTTCTGAACAACTGACCGCTAGTGCAGAAGAAACGAGTAAAGCAACAGATAGTATTTCTTCATCCATTCAAGAAGTAGCCTCAGGTTCGGAAAGGCAAGTAGACAGTGTTAATTATGTCACGAATACGGTTACTGAGATTTCTACTGGTATGGAGCAAATTGCTAGTAGTATGGAGCAAGTAAATGAGTCTTCATTAACGACTAGTAAAAAATCAGAAGAAGGTTCAAACGTGATTCAACAAGTTGTTAATCAGATGAATCTGATTAATGAAAAGACAAGTTCCACTTCAAACAGTGTAGAACAATTAAGTGAGAAATCGAATGAGATTGGGAAGATCATTAACCTCATAACGGATGTTGCAGAACAGACAAACTTATTAGCACTTAACGCAGCAATTGAAGCTGCAAGGGCAGGAGAACATGGGAAAGGTTTTGCCGTAGTTGCAGATGAAGTAAGGAAACTAGCAGAACAATCGAGTAACTCGGCAGGACAGATCCGTTCCTTAATTGAAGATATACAAATAGGAGTAGATGAATCAGTTTCTTCGATGGGTGAAGGTCGTAAGTCAGTAGAAGAAGGTATTGCTTTAGTCGATCACGCAGGGGAAACGTTTGAGGAAATCTCTACAGCAATTCAGGATGTGTCGACACAAGTTCAAGAAGTTTCCGCTTCGGTGCAACAGATTACTTCAAGTACTGAATCTATGCGAAGTTCTGTTGAAGAATCAGGAGACATTGCAAGAAATTCTGCAAATAATACACAAAACGTTGCAGCCTCTGCAGAAGAGCAGCATGCATCAATGGAAGAAATCTCATCATCTGCAGAAACACTTAGTCGGATGGCAGAAGATTTACAAAGTTCGGTTAAGAAGTTTAAGTTATAATATAAAAAATCATTTGAGGTCGTCTAATGAGTGGTCATCCATTTATTGCGGCCTCTTTTTTATACGTTAAGCAGCACCTAAAAATGTTAGGAAAGAAGATCCTCGACGTAGTCAAAATTTGTACGTGTACAGTTATGTTCACCGGCTAAATACCCGACATCCTGTCGGAACGCCGGTGTTAGCACGTCCTGTGTGTTACAACTACGGTTATCCATTAACGGAAGGGTCGGCAATCGCCGAGTTTTCTTTATATTGTATAGTGTGGTTGTTTTACCCGGTCTAGAATTGGCAAGTTGCAGAATGTTGTTTTACCATTAAGGGGTAAATAATAAAAATTGGTATAATATGAAATTGTATAAAGACAAGACGTGAGACGAGAAGGTGACAATGATGAGACCGCAAAAGTTAATTGGAAGAAGAATTATAAAAACGGCCATTTCAGTTTTTATAACAGCGATGATTTGTCTATATTTAGGGCTGCCAGCTGAGTTTGCGATTATTGCTGCGATCGTAACGATTGAACCGACAGCGTCTGATTCAATTAGAAGAGGTCTCGTACGTTTACCTGCTTCTGCAATTGGTGCTGCTTTAGCAGTTTTATTTGTCGCTCTTTTCGGGGAGTCTCCACTGTCTTATACATTAGCAGCAGTATGTACGATTTTTTTATGTCAAAGACTAAAACTCCATGCAGGGATATTAGTCGCAACGTTAACTGCAGTTGCGATGATCCCAGATATTCATGATAATTACATGCTAGCCTTTTTGTCACGGTTAGGTACAACGATGATTGGTTTAGGCGTTTCTTCAATTGTGAATTTCACGATGTTACCACCAAAATATACACCATTAATCGAAAATAGGTTAGAACCGAACATTCTCCTAGCCAGAACGGTCCTTTCCGATACGGTTGAACGTATCGTGGAAAGAAAATATGTAGAACGTCCAAATGCTAGTCGAGATTACTTGAAGTTAAGGCAGTCGGTTGAAAAGACAGCTGCGCTTTTTCAATTTCAAGAAAAGGAATGGAAGTACCATAAAGTAAAGTTGAGTGAATATCGATATTTTGCAAAACTCAAGCAAGTGAATACGATCATGCAAAAAATTACCCTTCATCTCGGGAATTTGCAATACGTAAATGAACCTGGAAACTTTCATGAACGTGAAAAGGAATTAGTGTTAAATGTAACGCGTTCATTGTGTGATATATTACAAAGTGATAAGTATGAGATTCCAGATGAACATTATGCTTACATACATGACTTAGACCAAACACTAAAATATGAAAGCAATCAAATGAAAAAATCTGAAGAATACTTTCATCACTTTACAACGAAACGAATATTATATTTTCAGTTGCTGTCTATTCACGATTCTTTAGAGGAGCTTGAACATATATTTAGGGGTGGAAAAAGCCATTAAGTCTTTACCTTTATGAAAACATGTATCACCTTTTTAGGGAGGTACATTAAAAGGGACACAGTTTAACAGAAGGGGTGATTTTCATTGAATTTGGAAGACAGTACTTATTGTCATTATTTGCAATGAATGTGGTTCAGGCAAGCCTCCCCTCATGATTTACTGGAAAGATCGTTTTTTAGTCCAGAGGGTGAGGCTTTACACCGGCGTTTTTGTCTTTTCTTGGTAAAGCAATCATGAGAGATTTGTTTATATCTGAATCAATTTCATGACTCAAAATATGATGCCAAATTCCGAATGATGTGCGTGAACTTCACTTCAGACGGACGCTTTCCCGAGGGCTTGTCTTCAGCTAACTTAGGCTCGATTACTCTTCACCTAAGTGGATCTTCAGACTGCACTGATCCTCTGGGAGTCGCCGCCTTTCGTTACGATCACTTCTAAACAAAACTTGTCTTTTCGCTAATTTTTAATGGCGAAAGCCTTAGTTGCCGTTAAACTATCGACCATTTGTTTCATTGCGCAAAAAACTGAATGATGAAATTGATTCATCTATATTTTTATTTGGTGAAGTTTTTCGATTTCCTCATCTACATAGGAGACGAACTTTTTGTTTTTCTTAATTTCAAAGATAAACTTTGCCTTTTTCATATCCTCTAGAGCGTGACAGACCTTTTCTCCATCAAATAAAAGCAGGCTCTTCCCTCGCTGGTAGTAGAGTTCACCTAACATATAAATGGAGTTAATGTTTAAACAGGCTAACACCCCTTTATGTGCAAGGTCTTTTGATTCTTTAAATTTGTTAAGGCGATATTTATTTTTACTCGCATTGAATAAAATTCGAAGGTAAATCTTTTCGTCGCTAAACAGTGGGAGGTTTACACATTGTTGAAGTAAATCTTCGTAAATTTGCTCAGCGGTTTCTGTGTCACCTTCGATACTATGAATAATGGCGATGCTTGATAGGATATCAAGTTCTCTTTCTGAACGATTTCTCTTTGTTGTCGTAGCTAAAGATAAGGCATCATTGAGTAAAGATAATGCTCTTTTTTTGTCATGATAAAGGTGATAAACACAAATCCCTTCTCTCCATAAAAGGTATTGCTTTAATTCCTTGGTCTGGAATAGAGGATTGTTTTTTTCTAATTTTATGATTTCGAGTACTTCTGCATAGTTTGCATGGTCCATACTTTTTGCTATATTATTCATGACGTCTTGAATATAGTTTACTTTTGTAGAGTTTGCCAATTGATCAAAGAAGTAATTCATACTAACACCTAAGCGCACAGCAAGATGCGATAATACGTAAGCAGATGGATGGACTTCGCTTTTCTCTAATTTACTTATATAGCTTTGATGACAAATCCCTTCGCAAAGCTCGGCTTGAGAAATACCATAAAATTGTCTTAACTCCTTTATTTTTCTCCCTAGCTGCACCGCCATCTTTTACCTCCTTTTTAACATTATTCCTATATTCATCATTTTATTGAAAAAAAGAAGATAAGATAAGTATTAATATTCCTAATATTTGTTAATGACCTCTAGTCCGAATTACACAAAAATGTCATTTGTGTGAAAATAATGGTAATTATAATAGGGGGGAGGGGAGAAGCTTATGAAAAAACTACTATTTTCTTTACTCATTCTTTCTATGTTTACTATGCCACTAGAAACAGCGGGCGATGTGAAACCAAATGAAGATATTCCGTTTAAGCATGGGTAATGAATGATTAGTGCTGTCAGTGGATTGTTGGGTCTAGTGAATAGCTAAAGGTTTCATTTGATTGATGTTTTTAACAAATAGGGGGTCGATATAAATGTACGACCGTATTGTAAAAGTTACGTTCATTGTAATCTTTTTGTTAACATCAACCTTTCAGCTGACAGAGAGAATGACACTTGCCACTGATACAACCAGAAATCAAATTGAATTGACGACATTAAAGGAAAGCAATTTGTATGACCTAGGTTGGGAGCATTTCATTCAGGAGAAATCAATAGCATCGCGTAATGGAATCGTGGGAAATTCTTCAACTGTACAAGCGCAGAGTATTGTACTAGGTGAGGACGTCTTTAAATCATCAGTGATCGAGTTTCGCTCACTATTTAACTGGAAAAATTTCCAGAGTTGTGTAGTCAATGATTTAAGTTTTAACTGGACAGTTCTTAGTACATTGGGAGTGCTCTGTGGAGCAGCGTGTGCTGGTTCAGGTGGTTGGTTATGCGCACCGTGCATATATATTACAGCATCGATTAAAGGTGCGAATTGGGGATGGTGTATTGGAAAAGCAACAAGTTAATATTGTGAACGAAAACTCCCTGACAATGAGCAGGGAGTTTTTTTGTTCGAAAAATGACATTAATTATTAGGAGGGAAGTTTGAGGCATTCTCTGATGGGTAACCAATTTTATAGAGTGGAGGTGTTTCGTTGGTTATATCCTTATTAATACTATTTACACTGTTATTTTTAACTTGGAATATATATTATTTTTTTAGTGAGCAATCATACCAAGAAAGTTTTTTTAGTCGTTCATTATTTTTTAAGCTATTTTTCGTACTTACTGCTCTTACGATCGGCTTTGCTCTATTATATTATTTGTTAGGTTTTAATGAAGTCGTTTTAAGGATAAATGATCCTACAGGCGAACCTGCTAATGCAACGTTTTTAGATTACCTTTACTTTAGTGGTGTCACTATTTTATCCGTTGGATATGGTGACTTCGTTCCAGTAGGAAGGGCGCGATTTTTTTCGTTGATTCAAGCAAGCTGTGGATTGTTACTACCTGCTGCTTATTTTTTAAAAGTGTATACTAGCTCTAAGGCGAATAAATCATGAAAAATCGTGAAAATTCAGATCAACATAATAGATTTCGAAGAGATCTATGGTAGAATATAAGGTAAGAAACGTCGGATTTGAAGGGGATTTTTCTATGAAACTTTGGCTAAGAAAAATATCAGTTGTCCTTATTACATTAATGACGGTTGGAATGTATATTCCGCCGACTTACTTAGATAATGCAAATGCGAACAGCGATGCTAAGAAAATGGTTTCTGAAGATGGGGAACCGAAGGAAGACGCACTTACCTCTAGTACCGAATTATTCGATGAAGATGTCGAGCTGGACATTGATATGTCCGTTGAAGCAGATGATGAATCGATCAATGACGTCATCGAGGCGATTACAGAGCAGGCGAAAGAATATACAGTTACAAAATTAGGGCCAAAAATTGTAGAAAAAGTTGAAGACGACGTGTTAACAACTGTATTACCGAATATTGAGGAAGTTTTAACGATGATTTTAGAGGGTGCGGATGAAGATAAACTTCCATACTATGGTATTTCTGAAAGTACGTCCGCCTATGGAGAAAAGATCTTTCACCTTTATGATTACGAGACAGAAGAGGATGTAGCGATGTTTCACGTTCGCCGTGACAAGCGACCGAAAGAAGGCTATTGGTTTAACTTTCACTACCATTTAAGTAATGATGATTTTCAAGAGCACCATAACCTTGGTGATATTTATTGGGATAAAAACACACCACCAAAGTGGATGTCGTAATTAGAGAGTGTCACGATCGTAGTGATGCTCTTTTTTTTGTACTATTATACAGTGTGACTAGAATTATGGCTGTTTAATTCAAGGTATCGGTACAATGATTATTTGATTTTTTGAAAGTATAGAAGAAAAATAAAGTGAAGCTATTGTCCTCAGCAGAAAATTGATAGGGACGATATGTTATCCTATTACTTTCATTTTGTAAGCAAATAGTTTGAGGGATTCAAGGAGTCTTGTTATAATTCGACATGAATTTACAATGACTAATGGAAAGTGGAAGGAGATCACCGTAATGAATTTAACGACACATTCAAATGATTTAAGTTTATTTCAAACGATAAATGAACGACATACGGTAAGAAAGTACGAGCCTGGGATTACAATTCCAGAAGAAGAATTAAATGAAATTCTTAAGGCTGCAACACTTGCTCCATCATCTTGGAACTTACAGCATTGGAAGTTTCTTGTGATCGACGACCAAGAGAAAAAGGAAACATTGCTCCCAATCGCATATAATCAGCAACAAATTGTCGATTCTTCCGTAACAGTTGCGATCTTAGGAGATCTAGAAGCAAACTTGAATGCTGAGGGTGTTTACCAAGAAGCGGTAGATAAAGGGTTTATGCCAGAGGAAGTAAAGGAAACATTAGTTAGTCAAATCAATAAAGCGTACGAAGGAGATACTCCTTTTCCAAGAGATGAAGCGTTTTTAAATGCTTCATTAGCAGCGATGAACTTAATGCTCGCAGCAAAAGCAAAAGGGTATGACACTTGCCCGATGGGTGGCTTCCAACGTGCGAAATTTATTGAGGCATTTAACGTACCAAAGCGCTATGTACCGGTTATGTTATTAACAGTTGGAAAAGCCGCAAAACCTGCGCATCAGTCAGCAAGACAACCACTTGAAGAAGTTATTGTGAAAAATACATTTTAATCTGAAAGAAGGAAAGAACTGTTCTTGTATGAAAGGAACGGTTCTTTTTTCACATTACGATTTTAATTTTTAGAACCATTAACTTGTTCTTGTTTTCCTTTTAAAAATGCGGGTAAAGAATAATAACGCACCCTTATGGAGGTGATTATCCTGATGGAGCGAAAAGTTGTTGCGGTAATGGATACGTTGCAGCAAAAGGAAGATGTGTTTCAAGAATTAAAAGAACGAGGATATGAAGAAGAAGACATTAAAATCATTGGAAGAGATAATGAAGACGCTAAACTGTATGAACGTTTCTTTGAACAAGGACATTATGTCGTCACAGTAGATATTGATTATGTATACGATGATGAAAATTCCAAATACGACAATACGTTGCGGGAGCCGAAAACGCCAAAAGATCATCACCATTTCCCGCACCACCAAATGAGAAGAGGTATGTAACTTAACGACCACTCATAACCAATAATCCCCAGGTGCCTGTCACCTGGGGATTATTGGTTTTTTAGCTTGGACCTGAATCCGTGATGGTGGTTGTTGATATGCCATTCACCACTCGCTTTCTGCGGGCGATCCACGAGTCTCCTCGGTCTAGCGCCCTGTGGGTTCTCGCCTGGCTCGCTTTTACCGCAGGAACGAGCGCTACTTCACGAATAAGCTTCGAGTTGTCTCGACGGATAAAACTCCAGAGCGATACTAGTAGAGGAAGAGACAGAACCCCGCAATGAGCGCGTTTTATGCGAAGGAGGAGGCTGAAGCATTGCCCGTGGAAAGCGTCCGCCAGTAACGGATTCTAGTAATAATCCAACAAAGTTAAATCGAAAGATTTTTAAGATTCATACAAAGTATAAATTATTTCATTATGGATACAGGTTGGAGGTTGAGAAGATTTATTCTGTGAAACTGGTAATTTTATGTTATTTTTCTAAAAAAACGTGGTTATATATCTACGAATCATAGAGTAGTTCATGATATGATAAGGGGTGTGTAATAGATTCGTACATTTAATAGTTTGAATGTTCGAACATATCGTGAGGAGGAAATGGTTTGCGTAGTATATCGAATGAATCAGTGGTGAAAGAGCCTCGTGTAAATAAAATGGTCGAAAACGTTGAACGAGTTGTCGTTGGTAAACGAAAAGAAGTCGAATTAAGTCTTATCGCATTACTAAGTGGTGGACATGTTCTCTTAGAGGATGTCCCAGGTGTTGGAAAGACGATGATGGTTCGTGCACTAGCAAAGTCTCTTGGTGCAGACTTTAAGCGAATTCAATTTACACCGGATTTGTTACCATCTGATGTCACAGGTGTTTCAATCTTTAACCAAAAAACATTGGAGTTCCAATTCCGACCAGGGCCTATTATGGCAAACGTCGTGTTAGCTGATGAGATCAACCGTACGTCACCAAAGACTCAAGCAGCTTTACTTGAAGCATTAGAAGAAGGAAGTGTGACAACGGACGGTCAGACGCGTGAACTACAAAATCCGTTTTTTGTGATGGCGACACAAAACCCAATAGAATATGGCGGAACATACCCATTACCAGAAGCTCAATTAGACCGATTTTTATTCAAGTTTAAAATCGGTTATCCTTCAAAGTCTGAAGAGCTCGAAGTGTTATCACGAGTAGAGAAGCGTCATCCGATTGAAGACTTAGAACCTGTGATTTCGCTTGATGAATTAGTAGAAATGCAACAGCAAGTTCTTGATATATACGTTGATGAAATCGTGAAAGAGTATATTATTAATCTTGTAAATGCAACAAGACAGCACCATGCTGTTTATTTAGGGGCGAGCCCACGTGCTTCCATTGCTTTAATGAAAGCGGCGCAAGCATATGCGTATATTCAAGACCGTGACTATGTCGTACCAGACGATATTAAATATTTAGCACCATTTGTTCTTGGACACCGAATACTATTAAATTCGGATGCGAAACTTTCAAACATGAATAATGAGCGAGTGGTTCGGGACATCGTAGAGCAAGTAACTATTCCAGTTGGGAAAGAATCAGCAAAATGAAGCAACCAAAC
The Bacillus shivajii DNA segment above includes these coding regions:
- a CDS encoding nitroreductase family protein, with product MNLTTHSNDLSLFQTINERHTVRKYEPGITIPEEELNEILKAATLAPSSWNLQHWKFLVIDDQEKKETLLPIAYNQQQIVDSSVTVAILGDLEANLNAEGVYQEAVDKGFMPEEVKETLVSQINKAYEGDTPFPRDEAFLNASLAAMNLMLAAKAKGYDTCPMGGFQRAKFIEAFNVPKRYVPVMLLTVGKAAKPAHQSARQPLEEVIVKNTF
- a CDS encoding aromatic acid exporter family protein; the encoded protein is MMRPQKLIGRRIIKTAISVFITAMICLYLGLPAEFAIIAAIVTIEPTASDSIRRGLVRLPASAIGAALAVLFVALFGESPLSYTLAAVCTIFLCQRLKLHAGILVATLTAVAMIPDIHDNYMLAFLSRLGTTMIGLGVSSIVNFTMLPPKYTPLIENRLEPNILLARTVLSDTVERIVERKYVERPNASRDYLKLRQSVEKTAALFQFQEKEWKYHKVKLSEYRYFAKLKQVNTIMQKITLHLGNLQYVNEPGNFHEREKELVLNVTRSLCDILQSDKYEIPDEHYAYIHDLDQTLKYESNQMKKSEEYFHHFTTKRILYFQLLSIHDSLEELEHIFRGGKSH
- a CDS encoding potassium channel family protein, producing the protein MVISLLILFTLLFLTWNIYYFFSEQSYQESFFSRSLFFKLFFVLTALTIGFALLYYLLGFNEVVLRINDPTGEPANATFLDYLYFSGVTILSVGYGDFVPVGRARFFSLIQASCGLLLPAAYFLKVYTSSKANKS
- a CDS encoding methyl-accepting chemotaxis protein; protein product: MSKWKRFKAMSLWKRLGIRLKLLLTFAVILVMFTIGFAVSFLQLNSVEEEINTLERRAERAVLVTDIAALTRGKFIPISEYARTGEFDEELYMERDETLLNILNEIEGLMNTEEQQELFQLIVHNNESMDEYKDELLRSTIRVDSIMLYLNEIREESAMAALELSDSVLEDMSSAGDEANGAINNTKFIFAISLITAMVVGSILFVLFSNNMTRTLTRVTTIASNISKGNLQVEKVQTSSEDELGKLSGYMNEMVDSLRDLLNQISDTSQQVAASSEQLTASAEETSKATDSISSSIQEVASGSERQVDSVNYVTNTVTEISTGMEQIASSMEQVNESSLTTSKKSEEGSNVIQQVVNQMNLINEKTSSTSNSVEQLSEKSNEIGKIINLITDVAEQTNLLALNAAIEAARAGEHGKGFAVVADEVRKLAEQSSNSAGQIRSLIEDIQIGVDESVSSMGEGRKSVEEGIALVDHAGETFEEISTAIQDVSTQVQEVSASVQQITSSTESMRSSVEESGDIARNSANNTQNVAASAEEQHASMEEISSSAETLSRMAEDLQSSVKKFKL
- a CDS encoding helix-turn-helix domain-containing protein codes for the protein MAVQLGRKIKELRQFYGISQAELCEGICHQSYISKLEKSEVHPSAYVLSHLAVRLGVSMNYFFDQLANSTKVNYIQDVMNNIAKSMDHANYAEVLEIIKLEKNNPLFQTKELKQYLLWREGICVYHLYHDKKRALSLLNDALSLATTTKRNRSERELDILSSIAIIHSIEGDTETAEQIYEDLLQQCVNLPLFSDEKIYLRILFNASKNKYRLNKFKESKDLAHKGVLACLNINSIYMLGELYYQRGKSLLLFDGEKVCHALEDMKKAKFIFEIKKNKKFVSYVDEEIEKLHQIKI
- a CDS encoding AAA family ATPase; translated protein: MVENVERVVVGKRKEVELSLIALLSGGHVLLEDVPGVGKTMMVRALAKSLGADFKRIQFTPDLLPSDVTGVSIFNQKTLEFQFRPGPIMANVVLADEINRTSPKTQAALLEALEEGSVTTDGQTRELQNPFFVMATQNPIEYGGTYPLPEAQLDRFLFKFKIGYPSKSEELEVLSRVEKRHPIEDLEPVISLDELVEMQQQVLDIYVDEIVKEYIINLVNATRQHHAVYLGASPRASIALMKAAQAYAYIQDRDYVVPDDIKYLAPFVLGHRILLNSDAKLSNMNNERVVRDIVEQVTIPVGKESAK
- a CDS encoding YpjP family protein, whose translation is MKLWLRKISVVLITLMTVGMYIPPTYLDNANANSDAKKMVSEDGEPKEDALTSSTELFDEDVELDIDMSVEADDESINDVIEAITEQAKEYTVTKLGPKIVEKVEDDVLTTVLPNIEEVLTMILEGADEDKLPYYGISESTSAYGEKIFHLYDYETEEDVAMFHVRRDKRPKEGYWFNFHYHLSNDDFQEHHNLGDIYWDKNTPPKWMS